A genome region from Ursus arctos isolate Adak ecotype North America unplaced genomic scaffold, UrsArc2.0 scaffold_18, whole genome shotgun sequence includes the following:
- the DYNC2I2 gene encoding cytoplasmic dynein 2 intermediate chain 2, whose amino-acid sequence MATRVQPRQLCRAGSAGAEALATGGAASAEGPGRPGPLQDETLGVASVPSQWRGVQGIRRETRSCQTASIATAEKAAQTRKHVDAEVQTEAPVPVSVPPTSPHDDPRLAAFLRRVEAMVIRELNKNWQSHAFDGFEVNWTEQQPTVTCLHTLGYPPAQGQGLHVTSVSWNTTGSVVACAYGRLDDGDWSTLKSFVCAWNLDRRGLNPQQPSAVVEVPSAVMCLAFHPTQPSHVAGGLYSGEVLVWDVSNPEDPLLWRTGLTDDTHTDPVYQVVWLPEPRHSHRFQVLSVATDGKVLLWQGVGAGQLQLTDGFALVVQQLPRNAKLKKPPRGETEVGATAVAFSSFDPRLFVLGTEGGFPLKCSLAAEEAALTRMPSSVPLRAPAQLTFSPHGGPIYSVSCSPFHRNLFLSAGTDGHIHLYSMLQAQPLASLQLSHKYLFAVRWSPVRPLVFAAASGEGDVQLFDLQKSSQKPTVSIKQTQDESPVYCLEFNRQQTQLLAAGDAEGTVKVWQLSTEFTEQGPRETEDLEQLAAEVAT is encoded by the exons ATGGCAACCCGCGTGCAGCCCAGGCAGCTCTGCCGGGCGGGAAGTGCGGGAGCTGAAGCGCTGGCGACAGGCGGGGCTGCGAGCGCCGAGGGGCCCGGGCGGCCCGGGCCGCTGCAGGACGAGACCCTGGGCGTGGCGTCTGTGCCCTCGCAGTGGAGGGGCGTCCAGGGCATCCGCCGGGAGACG AGAAGTTGCCAGACAGCGAGCATTGCCACCGCCGAGAAGGCTGCCCAGACGCGGAAGCACGTGGACGCCGAGGTGCAGACGGAGGCCCCTGTGCCGGTCAGCGTGCCGCCCACGTCCCCGCACGACGACCCCCGGCTCGCAGCCTTTCTTCGGAGGGTGGAGGCCATGGTTATTCGAGAGCTGAACAAGAACTGGCAGAGCCACGCTTTTGACGGCTTCGAGGTGAACTGGACCGAGCAGCAGCCGACG GTGACCTGTCTGCACACCCTGGGCTACCCCCCAGCCCAAGGGCAGGGTCTGCATGTGACCAGTGTCTCCTGGAACACCACCGGGTCTGTGGTGGCCTGTGCCTATGGCCG GTTGGACGACGGGGACTGGAGCACGCTGAAGTCCTTCGTGTGTGCCTGGAACCTGGACAGGCGAGGCCTGAACCCCCAGCAGCCGTCGGCAGTGGTGGAAGTGCCCAGCGCCGTCATGTGCCTGGCCTTCCACCCCACGCAGCCGTCCCACGTCGCAG GCGGGCTGTACAGTGGCGAGGTGTTGGTGTGGGACGTGAGCAATCCCGAGGACCCGCTGCTCTGGCGAACGGGCCTGACAGACGACACGCACACCGACCCCGTGTACCAG GTGGTTTGGCTGCCCGAGCCCCGGCACAGCCACCGCTTCCAGGTGCTGAGCGTGGCCACGGACGGGAAGGTGCTGCTGTGGCAGGGGGTCGGGGCGGGCCAGCTGCAGCTCACGGACGGCTTCGCCCTGGTCGTGCAGCAGCTCCCGAGGAATGCCAAGCTGAAGAAG CCTCCCCGGGGAGAGACCGAGGTGGGTGCCACGGCGGTGGCCTTCTCTAGCTTTGACCCCAGGCTTTTTGTTCTGGGCACGGAAGGCGGCTTCCCACTCAAGTGTTCCCTGGCAGCGGAAGAGGCCGCCCTCACCCGGATGCCTAGCTCTGTGCCCCTGCGGGCCCCGGCACAGCTGACCTTCTCTCCGCACGGCGGGCCCATCTACTCCGTGAGCTGTTCCCCCTTCCACAG GAATCTCTTCCTGAGCGCGGGGACCGACGGCCACATCCACCTGTACTCCATGTTGCAGGCCCAGCCCCTGGCCTCCCTGCAGCTGTCCCACAAGTACCTGTTCGCTGTGCGCTGGTCCCCAGTGCGCCCGTTGGTGTTTGCGGCTGCTTCCGGGGAAG GTGACGTGCAGCTGTTTGATCTCCAGAAAAGCTCCCAGAAACCCACAGTTTCAATCAAGCAAACCCAGGATGAAAGTCCGGTCTACTGTCTGGAATTTAATCGCCAGCAGACTCAGCTCCTGGCCGCCGGCGACGCCGAGGGCACGGTAAAGGTGTGGCAGCTGAGCACCGAGTTCACGGAACAAGGGCCCCGGGAGACCGAGGACTTGGAGCAGCTGGCCGCCGAGGTGGCCACCTGA